ttggaaaaatagTTGCAGAGTTACTGACAAgaatagaaatatgtatatacaaagaCTTCCCTAATGTTTGTAGTGGTTATATTTATAACATCCCATAACTGGAAATAGCCCAAgtggattgtttttatttataatatctcATAACTGGAAACAACACATGAATAGATAAATTGAGTTACATCCATATGGTACGATAACagtaaacaacaataacaatacacTGAAACATACAACATGAATTAATCTcaaaaaacattatgttaaacaaaagaagccagatacaaaggtgtacatactgaatgattccatttatgtgaatatTTGAAAGTctcccaagtgcccatcaacaaatgATTGGATTAGGAAGATATGACATATATCAGTGGATTATTacccagccatgaaaaagaacgaaatactgccatttgcagcaacatgggtggacctagagaatatcatgcttagcgaaataagtcagacagagaaaaacaaatattatatgatatcacttacatgtggaatctaaaaattaatacaaatggaTGTAcatactaaacagaaacagactcacagacatagaaaacaaacttgtgattacccaaggggagagggaaggggggaggaacaaattaggggtatgggattaacagatacaaactaccatatttaaaatagataagcaacaaggatttactgtatagcacatggaattatacccattatcttgtaacaacctataacagaatttaatctgcaaaaatactgaatcactatgccgtacacgtgaaactaacacaatattgtaatcaattatccttcaattaaaaaagaatcctGCTTGAAGGGTCAggtagacaaaggaaaaaaaaaggcaaaattaatttgatttaaaaagtaagaaaatatcagtaagttgaatgaaaaaacaaaaccccccttgtctctttctctctctctgagcacGTGTAGTTGAATTTGGGTAAGTTATCTTGTTTATGATGCAGCTCCATTTGTCTCAAAAGAATAGAAGATCCTGGGAGAGAGGACTTTGTTAATGGCTAGATTCTCAAAGGGGAGATACTGCCCTCTAGGGGTTACTTTGGGAATTTGCCGGGGGCATTTTTTGATCATCCAAATTAATGGACCCCCTACTGGAATTTGTAGATTGGGGACCCGGGAAGCCAaacggagggggaagggtaagctgtgacaaagtgggagagtggcatggacatatatacactaccaaacgtaaaatagatagctagtgggaagcagccgcatagcacagggagatcagctctgtgctttgtgaccacctagaagggtgggatagggagggtgggatagggagggtgggagggagggagacgcaagagggaagagatatggaaaatatatatacgtataactgattcactttgttataaagcagaaactaacacagcattgtaaagcaattataaagcagaaactaacacagaaactttgttataaagcagaaactaacacagcattgtaaagcaattatactccaataaagatgttaaaaaaaacaaaaacaaaaacaaacggcATGCAACATGTGTGACTGTCCTGGAAAATGAAGTATTGATCCATTTCCTCCCCAAAATTCAAATGTCCTGTTCGATATTTATGTAGGTGAGAGCCCATTTGTAATTCTCTGAGCCCAGAATCTAAGGctgttttgcaagtattttttgcACATTGAATTTTCCTGGAATGAAATTACGGTGTAAATCAAggaataattatattttgttttggttaGAACTTTACCGTTTTGGAAAGCTGTTCACCGTTTTGGAAAGTCAGGACACAGATAGCAAGCACTTTAGGTTGTATTTGAATTTGCACATGTAACACACCCATTGGGGCCTGCATTTGTAGCTGTTGCGCTCATGCTATGCACAAGATCTGACTACTTCATTACATTTTTAAGTGTGTGTACACAAtgaaatacatattattataaaataggttcttttctctccttttatattatagtttatttttcttgaaattttgtGAGTAGATAGGTTAcaatatttatgaattttattttttagggcagaaaatatttattataaaaaggagCACTGGGTTGAATAGGAGTGAATGTCAAGCTCTTACTTAGTGGGATTTCATGAGGGCGATGAAGAGAGGGGCCATCCCCTTCCTCAGAATTCCATCAAGAATCCCATGTTTCATTGATGTTCATTTCTCTCTAAGCATAGGAACTCACTGTTTCATGGGGAGAGGAGCAGACAAACGTATTCCTCCCTATAGAAGTCACTGCAAGGATACAGGGAGATGTGGAGATATGGGACACTGTGCATGTGCCATCCATTTATACTCTTCTCTGCTCCCAGCCTTGGGTGAAGTGACAGGCATATGTATAACACAAGGTCCCCTTCCCCTTGCCCCAGACACAGTTGATTGGACATGAGATGTGCAAGCCAAGCTAATCCCATAGGCTGGCCAGTGACCTATGAGATGGGTTGGTACAAAATGATTAACTGGATCAATCAGATTCTCTGTTACAAGAATTTTAATTGGGAAATACAGAGAATAAAGCAGTTTATAAATGGAGTTGAAGCTGAAAAGATGCCTTGAGAAAACTCAAGACTGAAGAGTAGGGTGGGTagtgggaggagggatggggtaAAGCATAATATGAGGAAGCAGAAACTGCGAGTAAATACAAGTGATTGGAGGGAAGGCAGACAGTTCTCtactttaaaacataaatttgttCTTGAACTTGTCTTTTAAATCCAAATATCAAAGTATTGTGTGATCTACCACACTGCCTGCCTCTCAGATCTCATCTTGTATCTCTCTTCCCTTGTACACCTTTAGCCACACAGCCATTCTTTCAGTTTCTGGAACAAGCCACCCTTCCCTCAATGGCCTGAGCACATGTTGCTCTACATGAAGTACTCTTCTGCAAATCCCCTCCCAACTCTTTGCAAGCACGATTTCTCATCCTATAGATCACAGGtgaaatgccacctcctcagagagggttACACTTGTTACTCATGGAGATCCACCTCCCTCACGACCTCCCTCCCTTATTCTCAATCACTATACTCTTCATAGCCTTTACCACCATATgtaatttgaatttatttcttgTCTCATGTCTTTTTCTCCCACAGGTTGTAGACTCCATGATGGCAAAGACCATGTTTGTCTTATTTACCAACATGgtgcctggcaaatagtaggtgatcaataaatatttgttatatgactaaatgaacaaatgaatatatgTTTTATGGAGATTATGGTTCAGTAGATCTAAGACATGGTTAAAAAAATCCTTAGTTTCCCAACATTTTAGATGCAATTTTCAATGATATATTTCCAGCATTATGTACATGTTCATTAATTTTGCTTCACTTTTTCCTAATTTGAACCCACAGTCCAATGAACATCTGGTTGAGGCTAAGGATCCCCCGAGTTTGGCATGCCTAACGATTTCCATTGTCCCAGTTGTATTAAGCTTATGATTCCAATCTTTCATATCACTAGCATTAGCactctattttttctgttttccattaattcaaccaacatttatcaaatacctactatgtgccaggcattattctagcTACTGAGGATTCAGCAGTGgacaaaacagacaaatttctgCTCTTACAGGAAAAATCCCTTACTGATTTGCCTCAATAGAGAATCATGGCTTCTCCCTTAAATTCACAGACCAAGAGGCCCTTGACTGAAGTGGAGACTGGGCCCTTAGAGGAAGGAAGGACTCTGTAAAAATGCTACAAGTATATATTGGAAATGTTCCTTCAGGCTAAAACACCTGTGGCCATTTACCAGGGTGATTTTATACTCGGGAAAGGCAATGCTGTTTCTGAGTTGACACTAATAACTAGGGACCCAAAATGCCATGTGTCAAAATTGGAGGATGTATGGGGGTCAGATGATACATACATTTTTGGACCACGAGTATCTCACAATTGAACCGTTGAATCCCCCTGAACCCTTCGGTGAGTCCACTCCATTTCTGAATGTATAATTAGAATAGACATATTTTGTAGTTGGCAGAATTTCACATTGGCTCCCTGACCTATGGAGTGAGGGCTACTATTGCAGAAATGGACAAGTGGAAGCCACTGAAACTTTCCCTACATACTATAGTAGAGAAGCAACAGCAATATTGTTTCCCTGGGGAATTGCAGAGATTAGCGCCACCATCTAACACTTGAAGATGCAAGGGTATGGATTCTTAGcaaattcacattttatttttcccatttgccCTGTGCAGAAGGCAGATGGAGCTCAGAAAATGACTGTGAAACatttctatatatctatctatatctagatatctagatctatctatctatctatcatctatctgtctatcatctatctatctaaacaAAAAACGATTGATTTGCAACATAGCCCAATCCTCATCAATTCAATGCAGCATAGGAGTAGAAAAGAGTCACACTGCAAGGATGACAGTTAACTAATTCAGATGGCAACTCTGCAGAGACAGAAGTGGTAAATACCTGGACTTCACTCTCTCCTCCAAAAACCTTGCTGAGATCACCCCACTCCTTAAACCAAACGGGAGGCCAGAGGCAGGAGATCCTATTGATGCAGTCCTTCCAGGGGGTCAGACAGCTGGGTGGAGAAAGGTGGGGAATGGAACTGGAAGAcctggagggcagagggaagggtcTCCTGGCCTTAGGAGTTGTGGCCCCTTCCTGTAGTTACTAACACCTGGATAACTTCAACTTCATTTTTGGCTTCAAGTGTTCCAACAAATGTGTGATCAATTTCCTGTATTAAATACCTTTTTTGGGAATACctactctgtttttttgttttcctgactgTACCCTGTCtttaggtaaaataaaatatttattttaatgctcaGGTCTTTGACAGATAACCGTAACATATATTCAGTGTACCTTTATCACATTCTCATGGGGGGCaataaacacaataaagaaaaaaatatggtagATACTGACACATACTGTGGGGAAATTCAAGCCCAAAAGAAGCAAAAGAGAGCAgcttttgaagaaaaatttaaaataaggtatTTAGGAGAAGGCTGCAGTGAGAAGATGATAGTTGAACAGAGACCCAAAAGATGTTAGAAAGAGTCATTCAGGGGATTGGGGATGAGAGTGCCAGTGAGAGGGAACAGCAACTGCAAAAGATGTGAGTTGGTGAAATGCAGCAGGATcctatggtccttgccccccatgtcctcagcctgtcttttgtctgtggaaaaactttagccgaAGGATAagcttaatcagagaagtgagaaaatgcagaaacaaaggaaaacagtccaacaagactaaataataatagtttcgtcattaagcatagtcaaggaccttcagttcctcctcaagggctatagataatattctgagccatatcctgtgagctatCTTGAAAATACTGAAACGCCCCAGttgccagcatccaaaataaaataaactttccttTCTGCCAAGCTTGCTCTTTATTagctttattggcttttgagtggcgagcagccggaccccacttaTGGTTACATTTGGACGATGCCTGGTGCGTCTGAGGAATAGCAAAGAGGCCAGGATGGCCTGAGTGGAGTGAACCAGTGGAAGAGTAATtgaagatgaggtcagagaaataATGGAGTCCAGACTGCGGGGGTGCCTTGTAGGCTATTGTAAGGGCTCTGGCTGTACTCTGTGTGAGATGAGAAATCACAGGAGGGTTTTGAGGAGAGGAGAGCCAGAATCACTCTGGTTACTCTATTGAGAATAGACTGAAAGTGGATAAAGGCAGAAGGAGGGAAATCAGTTGGAGGCCAATGTAACAATCCGGGTCAGAAATGATGGTGGTTTGGACCAGGGTAGTAGCAATGGAAGTGGTGAGAAATGGTTGAAGACTGGATGTGCAGTAAACTGCTATAATGTGACAAGTGGGGTTCCACAAACGTCAGCAGGTAAAATATGGGTCTCATCATTGAAATGAATGAGGAATGTCTGTGCAGCTAGCAGGCTGGAGTTCTCGTCCTGTGTGTGAGGTCCAAATTTGTCTTTGTGATAGCTGGCATATCAAGCCATCATGAGGCGGTGTGGCTTCAGTTTAAATATTGATGGTGAGGATCCTGAGTGAGGGcaacaggggagggggtggggagtggaaggGGAGGACTGGGTGAACCTTCCAGGATATCAGCAGTGATTCCAGGAGTCTTCCAGTTAGATGGCGCCCAATTACCAAGTGGGCAATAGCTATCGGGGAAGATAGGGCTGAAGGAACATCGAAGATTTGGGGATGATCTGTTGCCAGAAATGGGTTGTCTGCCATTTGTATCtatatttgcaaaataatttttaacttggGAAGTCCTCCAAGATCTAGCCCTTGTCCACCTCTTTGGTTTCATCACGTACGATTCAGTTACtctatctcttttaaaaaatatctattttcctttagcctttttttctcctaaaaagcattgtttgtttatttactttattgaggtataattgacatataataaactgtactaatttaaagtgtgcaatttgaTGTTTTATCATACATGTGCACCCATATGAAACTatcaccaaaatcaagataaTGGACAtatccatcatccccaaaagtttccttgtgcatCTTTGTATCTTTGTAATCCCTTCTTAATACCACTccctgtttctcttcctcttgcCCTGTTCTAGTATTGATATACTCTTACTACATATTAACAGTTTCTAGAGTTTTTTGCAAAAggaataatacaatatatattcatttttgtctgttttctttcacttggcataattatTTGGAGAATCATCGATAATCATTCATGTTTTTCAGAGTTTCAGTAGTTAAttgcttttattgctgagtagtattccactacaCCAGTAGTATTCCAgtacaccacaatttgtttatccattcacttgtcaaTGGACGTttggattttttccagtttttggctaccacaaataaagctgctgtgaacatttactTATAAGTCCTCGAgtagacatgttttcatttcttctaggtaaaTACCTAGGTGTGGAGTGCTTGGATCCTGTGGTGCattaaactttttaagaaactgcccaaTTATTTCCAAAGGGGTTgtattaccattttacattcccaccagcagtgtacaataGCTTCAGCTGCCAACCCTTGTTCCTCATCAGCAATCATTATGGTCAATCGTTTTAATTTTAGACACTCTGAAATGTGTGTAGCagtattttattgtgattttaatgtgcatttctctaatatctatccattttcttgtgcttatttgtTACATGTGTAACTTTTTTGGTGAAGTGTcagttcaaatcttttgctcattttgttattaggttgttttgtttctttttattgagttttgagagttctttatgtattctgaaaaaatattttataggatatgtaattttcaaatattttattttctaggatTTTTAGCTGATTtagtttttgcattttttctgtTCATAAGTTTTATCTCCTTTTAAAATGCttgattttattatatattgagaaagcaaaataatattttaaaaatatataaaagtataaaaagcaaTAAGACAACAAACATCTCTATAACTACCATCcagataaaaaaatagaatattagcaTTACCTTTTTCAATTCCTATATTCTTAGAGTTAACCATTATCCTATATTTGtgctttattgatatttttgtcATCTACGTCTATGTccctaacaaaatatttttttatatgtgCACAATTTTGAACAGATTCTGGAAaaaattttgttagttttttgaCTGGAATTTCAATGAATCTAGGAAACAATTAGTgtagaattgacatctttaagaTACTGAGTTATCTAAGTTGTGAAATATTATGTCTCTATTAATTTAGGCTTTTTATAGTGTCTTTCAATAAGGGCTTCTAATTTTCTCCATTAAATTCCTGAACATGTTTTGTTTGAAACATTCACAGTTATCAGGAAGtactttttcttttggttgttaACAGTTTGATTATGCTAtggtattttgattttctttgtgtCTGTCCTGCTTGGAGTTCCCTAAGTTTCTTGAGTCTGTGGATCAATGTCTTTCAacaattttggaaattttcagccattatcttaaaaaaatatttcttccctattctctctttctttttgttctgagACTCCAACTACATATATGTTAGACCATTTGATATTGTCCCATAAGTTTCTCATGCTCTGTTCtagtctgcatttcttttttctctctgtgctttgaCTGTATTTCCTATTGATCTGTCTTTGActtactgattctttcttctactaTGCTCAGTCTGCTGTTAAGCATAACCAATAAATCCTTAATTttagattttgtatttttcagttcagaatGCCCAGTTTATTCTTAGAGATTCCATTTGTGATAGACTGATACACCGATGATCCCCAGTGAATCATGCCTGCAGTATTCATGTCCCTGTACAGTTTTTTTCCGTATTGACCCTGGGTCACATGACTTACTTTGGCCAATAGGACTTAAGAAAACATAATAACAGAAGTTTGATAAATGATGCATATTGGGGCTTACCCTCTTAGACCTAGCCATCATGTTAGAAGCCAAGGTTAACTTCCTTGAAATGGGGAGGCCATATGGAGAGAGATGTAGTTACATCAGTGACCCCAGATGAGAATCTCAGAAGAACCACTTAATTAACACACATAATTCTGAGAAATAATGaatagttgtttttttaatccactgaGTTTTAGAGTGCTTTGTAATACACTGATAGAAAACTGATACACTATTTTTCTGTGTATTGGTTTAAATTATCCTTTCAGTCAATCTTTTCCTCTAATTTCCttgacatatttataatagttatttAAAGGTTGTCTGTtgcttctacaactaaagatataaagaaggaaccacaatgagatgggtaggaggtgTGGAGTCATGGTAGAGTCAAGACCCATATCCCCCGGGCTGGGTGATCCACAAATAGGAGGGTAATTACAATTGCAAGGTTAtccccaaggagcaagggatCTGAGTCTCACATCAGGTTCCCCAGCCCAGCAGTTCTGCATCAGGAACATGAGCcccccagaatgtttggctttgaaggccagtggggcttactttTGGGACAGCCAGAgcactgtgggaaatagagactccagtCTTAAAGtgtacacacaaaatctcacacactctggGACCtgtggcagaagcagtaatttgaaaggagcctgggtcagacccacctgctgatcttagAGAGCCTCCTGGACCTCACcctgggacacagacactggtggcagccatttttgTGAGTTAATCCTAGcatgtggacactggtgctggcaagtgtCAGTTTGGAATCCTCTTTCTAGCTCATTAGTTCTGGGAGACCTGGTTCCACCCACTAGCCTTTTGGCACTAGTACTGGGATACCTCAGGTCACGCAACTAgctgggcagggacacagccccaccccagcAGGCCTAACTGCCCTAAGActccctgagcccacagctgccttgGGACATGgctctgtccaccagagggcCCTGGACCCAACCCTGCACACCAGTGCACTAGCACTAACCCTGGGACCCCAagagccctgcagccagagaccctgggatCTTGCTCTACTCACCAGTGGGTGGGCACTAACCCTAGGACCCCAGCCCTGGGACTCCCAGATCCTGTAGacaacaaaatgtttttattttttgttgagtTTCCACATAGGTAAAAGGAAAATTTTGGAATTTCAAAGCAGTGATTTATTAGATGATAATGAGTTTCCAGAGATTAATAATATAGCTAAAGATAGCTAATAAGAGTACCATAGAATTACTGAGAACAACCTGAGTTAATCTCTGAAAATGAACACATTTATACCTTAAGGTTCTatcttaaaaaattctaaaaatgtaaGGATTCATAAGCACACCTTTCATTAGCTGCCAGAATGATATTATTGTGTGTCGTGTAGATTCCAGAAAATTTCACACTtgggagaaagtgagaaaaaatggcaaataatGTCTTATTATTATAacgaaaatagttttgacttaaTGGACCATCTGTAAGAGGACTTCCTGAGAACCTCTGGATAGACTAACAGGCAAACACAGGGGTCAGCCAGAAGTGTTTATTGACGGAGTTTGAGAATCCACTGTGGTCAGACTCAGCATAGCTTCACCTGCCTTCTGATGACTTTAGGTTTCAAAGAACTTAAACTTTCCATGGAAGGCTTTTTGGCTGGTACTTGGGCTTCACACagcacattttattatttgtgcaGTAAACATAGACCCTTtccttcttgaaacatttctggcGGCATTTGCCATGAAGATTCCAGCATCTTAGGGTGCTacctgaaaagaaagaagaacagagacaGTGTCAGTCCTAAGAAGAGGTAGATTCTGGATTTGAATTGTCTGTAAAAGGATTAAAACAGATGTGATAGAGGGTGCTCAGTTTCCTTTGACTCTGACCcttgtcctctctttttttcccttcttctccctttcgaaaaattgtggtaaaatacaaataacataaagtttatcagtttaagtattttaaagtgtacagtccaGGGGCATTAATTAcactcacaatgttgtgcaaccatcatcaccgtctagttccagaactttttaatcatcccaaacagaaaccctGCACCCATTAAGCattttcatttctcctctcctcatCCCTGACCAACCACCAATATGCCCTCCTCGCTACAGACTTGCCTAATTAGATATTTTATgccaatggaatcatataatgtgCAGcattttgtgcctggcttctttttacttagcataatattttcagcattcatctgtattgtttttttaaattaaaaaaattgaagtatagttgatttacaatattgtgttagtttcaggtgtacagcacagtgctataatatatattcttttcagattcttttcccttatagattattacaaaatattgagtatagttccctgtgctatacagtaggtccttgttggttatctattttatatatagtagagtatatatgttattcccaacctcctaatttatctctcccccactcccctttcccctttggtaaccataagtttgttttggaagtctgtgagtctgtttctgttttgtaaataagttcatttgtatcatattttagattccacgtataagtgatattatatgatatttgtctttccctatatggcttcacttagtatgataatctcaaggtccatccatgttgctgcaaatggaattatttcattcttttttatggcttagtaatatttcattgtgtatatatatagatatacacacacacactatacatatctatatatttgGCTAAAATCcatcaatttcttcacatccctatttttgttttgttttgtctttgccAAGGCCTATCATCAAGAAGGTGGCTgtacttatatttttttaaattgcggtaaaatacacatgacataaaatttatgttaactatcttaaagtgtacagttccatggtattaaatatgttcatattgttgtgcaaccatcaccaccacccattcCCATAacccttttcatcttgtaaagctGAAACTCTAttcccattaagcaataactccccattctcccctcctcctagcccctggcaacaacCATCCATGTTGTTTTGATACCTTTCCTGCCCCAGAATCCTGACTAACCGACAAACTCAAGACTTGCAAAAACAGCTCTCAAAAGAACTGCTCTGACAGCTTTGGGGATGGGATTGCACCAGTGGCCTCAACCAAGAGGCACAAAAATCTGCAACAGTGTCTAATTATTCCAAATACAAGTTTTGCAGCAGTTAAAGATGAAATCTGCTACTTGACCCAAACAAGAACATGCACCCCTCTCTTCTCTTTGTTCTATAAAAACTCCAAGCCTGCCCTGACTTGGGTCTTCAGCTGCTCCCTGATGTCCATCAGCTGAATAAAGTCTGAAACCTCTATTTGTGTCAGTGAAACTACTTTCTTTAGGCAGTTTGGTGCTGTGactattctttatttcattaattttttatttattatttccttctttctgttgtAGGTTTAGACCAAGTTTATTTTGTGATTAGGAATAAGTTttctttgagattattttttGACCAGTATGGGGGAGACTGGGGAAAATTCGTGTTTTAGAGGAAAACTTGGCTCAAATAGGGAAATTTTGCTCCCCAAGGGATGTTTGTCAATGAAATGTCTGGAGATgtttttagttgtcacaactgGTGTGGGGTGCTACTGGCAATTAGTGAGGCCAAAGATTCTGCTAAATatcttacaatgcacaggacagccacaATAAAGAACTGTCTAGCCCAAAATGCCAACAGtgccaaaatgtcaatagttgcCAATAGTGTCAGAAGTCCCTGGTCTAGACAGATCACAGACTTCAGAGTTATCTGATTCTGATTATGTGGGAGTTTTACATCTCTATGAGCTCTTGATTAATGATAGTAatgcaaaaataattatttcctatATATTCAAGTAAGTTCTGTTCCACAGGGATTCAATtgactccctcccttcccctgccccatgggggaaaaaagaaccagtttctgtcttg
This DNA window, taken from Balaenoptera ricei isolate mBalRic1 chromosome 15, mBalRic1.hap2, whole genome shotgun sequence, encodes the following:
- the DEFB123 gene encoding beta-defensin 123, translated to MMVAQHCSTLRCWNLHGKCRQKCFKKERVYVYCTNNKMCCVKPKYQPKSLPWKV